A part of Pseudobdellovibrionaceae bacterium genomic DNA contains:
- a CDS encoding tetratricopeptide repeat protein: protein MKQGLIFSLLAILMMPTAHASMDEATRERLIEKFTKVYQQIADEEEAKVNVTLRLGDMLAEKGRDLANKELGEGCGVCTAGDEPRKQALRYYSEAVGFLKDDRKASVQLQMGHLQELLALELDAIKSYESVFKNAKNEKLTAEANFSLGELYFKKRNFPLAASYFLKVMNASDGVGRKGLSAYRKAWCEFNAGNYSKGTNELVTILQSPKFLTRSADTGVVSVDEEFKDEITRDLVVFMVKRGYQANDFDVIYKLGKDDTKIDHLTNFAEELERLGEVNNSIEVWNKLLGKLKDPIQKWGGQVRYANLLRENKKIEDSLKAFDRALSFGAGQDSCQTDTCKEIRLRERKYVLDWHNSIKKNPTEDLSKAYAIYNRYNKNEPDMMYWAAEIDLTLKKPKEAFTGFAKTVEIYPKAQAEDEKKQKELAQMYEASLLKRIEIAEDQKLPELAKVYEAYLAGSKDKAQDVKVKYQLARLAYDNKDYIKAFNQFKDFAIKTKSTDAEDVKLKEQAADLALDSLVLAKRDDLMISAAEELSEALPQKSAEYQGIVRKAVINQSLELAQDNGGKAQAGSKKALDLLKKADFSGATEQEKEVILKNKIILAEQMGQISEAIGYVNQYLTLPKLSKENQQFAYTKKAWLSELVFDFSGALEATKNIESLKEPARTLQLALLTDLAGGDSSVLFKEYIEKNPKAAESPEMALDLIKKSNAAWAEFNKYKTVLESNPALWKDALLVSYEQNPSLPELAKVLKWNETDKKFRVEILQTQMIKPEIATRAQALAAMAVDTEDQNKMGKDIQARTKAIKDYEAFVADILKADIWFGQVYALDVLAKESQRFYEEVMSLPIPEELTPEEQNQYMNLLAQSASPYQAKNQQITTKLAEIWNEKKAVKSVFSELGKQPKWVQNLWVKEYQDLAGVAPKEFNTFVASEVGKFQGAEVVVAKKSADVPLKDMMKVRSKVMAEPFNKGVLGQLLDIEKQRKQDKMVIYLEQRLSKIDQLKGGVTK, encoded by the coding sequence ATGAAACAAGGGTTGATTTTCAGTCTTTTAGCGATCTTGATGATGCCTACTGCACACGCATCAATGGATGAGGCCACTCGTGAACGTCTAATTGAGAAGTTCACTAAGGTTTACCAGCAAATCGCTGATGAAGAAGAGGCTAAAGTGAATGTGACACTCAGATTGGGTGACATGTTGGCTGAAAAAGGTCGTGACCTTGCCAATAAAGAATTAGGTGAAGGTTGTGGGGTTTGTACTGCGGGTGATGAACCTCGAAAACAGGCTCTAAGATATTATAGCGAGGCTGTGGGATTCTTAAAAGATGACAGAAAAGCTTCAGTTCAATTGCAAATGGGACACTTACAAGAGCTTTTAGCACTAGAATTAGACGCTATTAAGTCCTATGAGTCTGTCTTTAAAAATGCAAAAAATGAAAAGCTCACGGCAGAAGCCAACTTTTCATTAGGTGAACTTTATTTTAAGAAAAGAAACTTTCCGTTAGCTGCATCCTACTTTCTAAAGGTGATGAATGCTTCAGACGGTGTAGGTAGAAAAGGTCTTTCTGCTTATAGAAAAGCATGGTGTGAGTTTAATGCTGGGAACTACTCTAAAGGCACAAATGAACTTGTAACGATATTGCAGTCACCCAAGTTTTTAACTCGTTCTGCGGATACAGGCGTTGTTTCTGTGGATGAAGAGTTTAAAGATGAGATCACTAGAGACCTAGTGGTTTTTATGGTTAAACGCGGCTACCAAGCTAACGATTTTGACGTCATTTATAAATTAGGAAAAGACGACACAAAGATTGATCACTTGACCAACTTTGCTGAAGAGTTAGAGCGACTAGGTGAAGTGAACAACTCTATTGAAGTTTGGAACAAATTATTAGGAAAATTAAAAGACCCTATTCAAAAATGGGGTGGACAAGTCAGATATGCGAACTTGTTAAGAGAAAATAAAAAAATCGAAGACTCTTTAAAAGCCTTTGACCGTGCGTTGTCTTTTGGGGCGGGTCAAGATTCATGTCAAACAGACACATGTAAAGAAATCAGACTTAGAGAAAGAAAGTATGTTTTAGATTGGCATAATAGCATTAAGAAGAATCCTACCGAGGATCTTTCTAAGGCTTATGCGATTTATAACCGTTATAATAAAAACGAGCCTGATATGATGTATTGGGCGGCTGAAATTGATTTGACTCTTAAAAAACCAAAAGAAGCTTTTACTGGTTTTGCTAAAACTGTAGAAATTTATCCTAAAGCACAAGCTGAAGATGAAAAGAAACAAAAAGAGTTAGCCCAAATGTATGAGGCTTCTTTGCTTAAAAGAATCGAGATTGCGGAAGATCAAAAACTTCCTGAGCTAGCAAAAGTGTATGAAGCTTACTTAGCGGGCTCTAAAGATAAAGCTCAAGACGTCAAAGTGAAGTATCAATTGGCGCGTTTGGCTTATGACAATAAAGACTACATCAAAGCTTTTAATCAGTTTAAAGATTTTGCGATAAAAACTAAATCTACTGATGCTGAGGATGTTAAGCTAAAAGAACAAGCGGCGGATTTGGCGTTAGACTCTTTGGTTCTAGCTAAAAGAGATGATCTTATGATCTCTGCTGCAGAAGAACTTTCAGAAGCTCTTCCGCAAAAATCAGCAGAATACCAAGGTATTGTTCGTAAGGCTGTGATCAACCAGTCTTTAGAATTAGCACAAGATAATGGTGGTAAGGCTCAGGCAGGAAGTAAAAAGGCCTTAGACTTACTTAAAAAAGCGGATTTTAGTGGTGCTACAGAACAAGAAAAAGAAGTGATTTTAAAGAACAAAATCATTCTTGCTGAACAGATGGGTCAGATCAGTGAAGCTATTGGTTATGTGAATCAATACCTCACTTTACCGAAGCTCTCTAAAGAAAATCAGCAGTTTGCATACACTAAAAAAGCATGGCTATCAGAGCTTGTATTTGATTTTTCTGGCGCACTAGAAGCCACAAAAAATATTGAAAGCTTAAAAGAGCCTGCACGTACATTACAATTAGCGCTTTTAACGGATTTAGCTGGCGGAGATTCTTCTGTTCTGTTTAAAGAGTATATTGAGAAGAACCCTAAAGCCGCTGAATCTCCAGAAATGGCTTTAGACCTTATTAAGAAATCAAATGCGGCGTGGGCAGAGTTTAATAAATACAAAACTGTATTGGAAAGTAATCCTGCACTTTGGAAAGACGCTTTGCTGGTCTCCTATGAACAGAATCCTTCTTTACCAGAGCTTGCTAAAGTTCTGAAATGGAACGAAACGGATAAGAAGTTCAGAGTTGAAATTTTACAGACTCAGATGATCAAACCTGAAATTGCCACTCGTGCTCAAGCTTTAGCGGCGATGGCAGTGGATACAGAAGATCAAAACAAAATGGGCAAAGACATTCAAGCAAGAACCAAAGCCATTAAAGATTATGAAGCCTTTGTGGCCGACATCTTAAAAGCGGATATTTGGTTTGGACAAGTCTATGCTCTTGATGTTTTGGCTAAAGAATCACAAAGATTCTATGAAGAGGTGATGAGCCTTCCTATTCCAGAGGAACTGACTCCAGAAGAGCAAAACCAGTATATGAACTTACTGGCTCAAAGTGCTTCTCCATACCAAGCTAAAAATCAACAGATCACAACAAAGCTTGCTGAGATTTGGAACGAAAAGAAGGCCGTAAAATCTGTGTTCTCTGAATTAGGTAAACAGCCTAAGTGGGTGCAAAACCTTTGGGTGAAAGAATATCAAGACCTAGCAGGTGTCGCTCCTAAGGAGTTCAACACTTTCGTGGCTTCTGAAGTGGGCAAGTTCCAAGGTGCTGAGGTTGTAGTGGCTAAAAAATCTGCGGATGTTCCTTTGAAAGACATGATGAAGGTGCGCTCCAAAGTTATGGCTGAGCCTTTTAACAAAGGTGTCTTAGGGCAATTATTAGATATCGAAAAACAAAGAAAACAAGACAAGATGGTCATTTATTTAGAACAAAGACTATCAAAGATTGATCAATTAAAAGGTGGGGTAACGAAATGA
- a CDS encoding biopolymer transporter ExbD — MKRDKKNLDVEVDLVSFISLLSVCICFLLLTAVWIQIGSLNVKQAVGGQSAAETKKVPAVWTQMQKDGSLVLKFQDFPNTALRSLGKQTVVNPGEEGKINYEELEAKLASLIKVVPDLNTGLILPLGDTEYENVIQLMDNLKKSGLTNLGVSPL, encoded by the coding sequence TTGAAAAGAGATAAGAAAAACCTAGATGTGGAAGTGGATTTAGTATCCTTTATTTCGCTACTCTCAGTATGTATCTGTTTCTTGCTATTAACAGCAGTGTGGATACAAATTGGTTCTCTTAATGTAAAGCAAGCAGTAGGTGGTCAGTCTGCAGCAGAAACTAAAAAAGTTCCTGCAGTGTGGACGCAGATGCAGAAAGATGGAAGTTTGGTTCTTAAATTTCAAGATTTCCCCAACACAGCTTTACGTTCTTTAGGGAAGCAAACTGTAGTGAATCCTGGTGAAGAAGGAAAAATCAATTATGAAGAGCTTGAAGCCAAGCTCGCCTCTTTAATCAAAGTGGTTCCAGACCTTAACACAGGTTTGATTTTACCTTTAGGTGACACAGAATACGAAAATGTCATCCAGCTTATGGATAATTTAAAAAAATCAGGGCTTACTAACTTAGGCGTATCTCCGCTTTAA
- a CDS encoding AgmX/PglI C-terminal domain-containing protein, whose protein sequence is MKNLCLKNNEGKVVRLIPVDAVDEILVVRSPLDQRLLFRPAYEQELLESEGWEVLKKFSSEQALKSPIVLTPQLSLAACDTDEVIVNSAISEEDNRTWKISAISTLLLGFLLMVGVLRMPAPEPQEIKEEQRQEVVKIVKLQKPEPIKIKSTHTTTTTVTQTPTTNAPKVRSTQTIKRMGALAALGNATSNNGQQGGLDLGAVKTSAGPGLGGGTEGSGGVQTSLYGKGIVSAPVGVGGNLQGAGGYGTKGKGGGQAGYGTLSLVGSSGASVIPVGEEVIAGGGLDQGLIWDVIRRNSGQIRFCYEQGLQSDPNLKGRVVTDFTIGSNGQVTSLKIANTTINSKIVEDCISLRIKAWKFPLPEGGKSVSVKVPFNLNRQGRG, encoded by the coding sequence ATGAAGAATTTATGTTTAAAAAATAACGAAGGAAAGGTAGTCAGACTGATACCTGTAGATGCGGTGGACGAGATCTTAGTTGTAAGATCCCCATTGGATCAGCGGTTATTGTTTCGACCTGCTTATGAGCAAGAGCTTCTTGAGTCTGAAGGCTGGGAAGTTCTAAAGAAATTTTCTAGTGAACAGGCTTTAAAGTCTCCTATCGTCTTAACGCCACAGTTATCTTTGGCAGCTTGTGATACAGACGAAGTGATCGTGAATTCTGCTATCTCTGAAGAAGATAACAGAACGTGGAAGATTTCTGCTATTTCTACTTTGCTTTTGGGTTTTTTACTGATGGTGGGTGTTTTGAGAATGCCTGCTCCAGAACCCCAAGAAATCAAAGAAGAGCAAAGACAAGAAGTGGTAAAGATTGTTAAGTTGCAAAAACCAGAGCCAATTAAAATTAAGAGCACGCATACAACCACAACGACTGTGACTCAAACTCCAACAACGAATGCTCCCAAAGTCAGATCCACTCAAACCATTAAAAGAATGGGAGCGTTGGCTGCTTTGGGCAATGCGACCTCGAACAATGGTCAGCAAGGTGGTTTAGATTTGGGTGCGGTTAAGACATCAGCAGGTCCTGGACTTGGTGGTGGTACTGAAGGAAGTGGCGGAGTGCAAACTTCTTTATATGGTAAAGGCATTGTCTCTGCTCCTGTAGGCGTAGGTGGAAACTTGCAAGGTGCTGGTGGATACGGAACAAAAGGTAAAGGTGGTGGCCAAGCAGGTTACGGAACGTTATCTTTAGTAGGTTCATCTGGAGCTTCAGTGATTCCAGTCGGTGAAGAAGTCATCGCTGGTGGTGGATTAGATCAAGGCTTAATTTGGGATGTGATCCGTAGAAACTCTGGTCAAATCCGTTTTTGCTACGAGCAAGGACTACAATCTGATCCTAATCTTAAAGGGCGTGTTGTGACGGATTTCACCATTGGGTCCAATGGACAGGTGACATCTTTAAAGATCGCAAACACAACCATCAATTCAAAAATTGTTGAAGACTGTATTTCTCTTAGAATTAAAGCTTGGAAATTTCCATTACCTGAGGGCGGAAAATCAGTCAGCGTTAAAGTTCCATTTAATTTAAACAGACAAGGAAGGGGTTAA
- a CDS encoding MotA/TolQ/ExbB proton channel family protein, which produces MEFIASMSEAFVKGGFWMWVILGLQLGSYAIIIERTIFLYRKSKIGQRKLVDNYEKDIRTGRLNEVKDAAQKTEEPVGQVVAAGVEAAINWGGKDEIRGKMDEVLLDTNSQYEKRTNFLAMLANVATLTGLLGTITGMIKSFTAVSTASPMEKAVLLSSGISEAMNTTAYGLIVAIPALVAFAILANRGNQLSEDLNQASLKVYNWLSYSYDPAERAVGIDAPKKPKAQTVDA; this is translated from the coding sequence ATGGAATTTATAGCAAGCATGTCAGAAGCATTTGTAAAAGGTGGATTTTGGATGTGGGTGATTTTAGGTCTTCAATTAGGATCTTATGCCATCATCATCGAACGAACCATCTTTTTATACAGAAAAAGTAAAATTGGACAAAGAAAGCTTGTAGACAACTACGAGAAAGACATCAGAACTGGACGCTTAAATGAAGTCAAGGATGCTGCGCAAAAAACAGAAGAGCCTGTTGGCCAAGTTGTTGCTGCGGGTGTTGAAGCGGCTATCAACTGGGGTGGTAAAGATGAGATTCGTGGTAAAATGGACGAAGTGCTTTTGGATACCAACTCTCAATATGAAAAGCGCACAAACTTCCTAGCCATGCTTGCTAACGTTGCCACTCTAACAGGTCTACTTGGAACCATCACAGGGATGATTAAGTCATTTACTGCGGTATCTACTGCAAGCCCTATGGAAAAAGCAGTTCTACTTTCTTCAGGTATTTCTGAAGCGATGAACACAACAGCTTATGGTCTGATTGTGGCGATTCCAGCTCTTGTCGCTTTTGCGATCTTAGCTAACAGAGGAAACCAATTGTCTGAAGATTTAAACCAGGCTTCATTAAAAGTTTATAACTGGTTGAGCTACTCTTATGATCCAGCAGAAAGAGCTGTTGGCATTGATGCTCCTAAAAAACCTAAGGCTCAAACTGTAGACGCTTAA
- a CDS encoding PfkB family carbohydrate kinase, giving the protein MNMSPCPVVVVGDIILDEYWYGVSERISPEAPVPVVLKKQSTSRLGGAANVALNIKTLEVPVHLVGVLGQDEAGAKVNALLQEHEIGTSLVQEPGLTTIQKLRILANNHYIGRVDFEEPFTPEPQELWARIPESVEYCVLSDYGKGTLTSSKHKSVVSLPEGLIQNLNAKGCKVLVDPKASFDNYQGAWLIKPNKKEFETYVGEFYSREDLIQKAQEALKTHGISNMLVTLGSEGMMLISENQHQHWPSEALDVFDVTGAGDTVIATLASFMAKGSSLVEAVVQAGKAAAIAVGKKGVYNVKLQELS; this is encoded by the coding sequence ATGAATATGAGTCCATGTCCTGTTGTCGTCGTCGGCGATATTATTTTAGATGAATATTGGTATGGGGTTTCAGAGCGTATTTCTCCAGAAGCTCCTGTGCCTGTTGTTCTTAAAAAACAGTCCACGAGCCGTTTAGGTGGAGCCGCTAACGTCGCTTTAAATATCAAGACTCTAGAAGTTCCCGTGCATCTAGTAGGAGTTCTAGGCCAAGACGAAGCGGGGGCGAAAGTGAACGCTTTACTCCAAGAGCACGAGATTGGGACAAGTTTGGTGCAAGAACCAGGTTTAACCACGATTCAAAAGCTTAGAATTTTAGCCAACAATCATTACATTGGGCGAGTAGATTTTGAAGAGCCCTTTACGCCCGAGCCTCAAGAGCTTTGGGCTCGTATTCCTGAGTCTGTGGAGTATTGTGTTCTTAGCGATTATGGCAAAGGGACTTTGACCAGCAGCAAACATAAAAGCGTGGTGTCTTTACCCGAAGGCCTCATTCAAAACTTAAATGCTAAAGGCTGCAAAGTGCTTGTGGACCCCAAAGCCAGCTTTGATAACTACCAAGGGGCATGGCTGATCAAGCCCAATAAAAAAGAATTTGAAACCTATGTGGGTGAATTTTACTCCCGTGAAGACCTGATTCAAAAAGCACAAGAGGCTCTTAAAACCCATGGCATTAGTAATATGCTTGTGACTCTGGGTTCTGAGGGGATGATGCTGATCAGCGAAAACCAGCACCAGCACTGGCCTTCAGAGGCTTTGGATGTCTTTGATGTGACAGGAGCTGGGGACACGGTCATCGCCACATTAGCAAGCTTTATGGCAAAAGGGTCTTCACTGGTGGAAGCGGTGGTCCAAGCAGGTAAAGCCGCTGCCATAGCTGTAGGCAAGAAGGGTGTATATAACGTGAAATTACAGGAGCTTAGCTAA
- a CDS encoding biopolymer transporter ExbD: MAESVLEQTSLNSPIEGSSTLNPKGQRFKKNLVQTVMLTSLVDAFSILVVYLLMSYSSSGEIMYISKDMVLPTAMEAETLNRQITIKYEDGSYFVEDIQVTKDELFPTLLKMKLDFKEKYPELDSENQIIIQADKGEKFIDLNWIIHASAQAGFEEIKFAVLTAG; the protein is encoded by the coding sequence GTGGCAGAAAGTGTTTTAGAACAAACAAGTTTAAACAGTCCTATTGAAGGAAGCTCAACGCTAAATCCAAAAGGACAAAGGTTCAAAAAGAATCTAGTCCAAACGGTGATGTTGACTTCACTAGTAGATGCCTTTTCAATTCTAGTGGTTTACCTGCTGATGAGTTATAGCAGTTCTGGTGAGATCATGTACATCTCTAAGGACATGGTGTTGCCCACGGCTATGGAAGCAGAGACTTTAAACCGTCAAATCACCATTAAATATGAGGATGGTAGCTACTTCGTTGAAGACATTCAAGTGACTAAGGATGAGCTATTCCCAACCTTACTAAAAATGAAATTAGACTTTAAAGAAAAGTATCCTGAGTTGGATTCAGAAAACCAAATCATTATCCAAGCGGATAAGGGCGAGAAGTTTATTGATTTAAATTGGATCATTCATGCCAGTGCACAAGCAGGTTTTGAAGAGATTAAATTTGCGGTGTTGACTGCAGGGTAA